The following proteins are encoded in a genomic region of Aquella oligotrophica:
- a CDS encoding FUSC family protein, with amino-acid sequence MFINSLRTKLVNYDRFGEHRVNGLKAVFILEILFLINLIYSIHTPYFYYFYIPLTAFAAEVAGNSLKDKFTLYFYTLLGSTISVFLFGMFSPYRTFFVFFVFFYAILIYLVAIYKLRNMFVPAPLILSLASYSLNYGSSDSNFYIAINHAMQTLLATSLVMSALLFFPRLYYLWIWRNGFYDVLTRIEELTGKITNGVEVEVPIIPGTIVMDRYSRMLSRRMKVFSILKITLLTLDLVMAVSYLVSFQKQLRAPYIAFLHRYVLLLKESCKLKKPLMIKPNEDVIFRETHELRTLHAIILSWNYLCLNK; translated from the coding sequence ATGTTTATAAATAGTCTTAGAACAAAACTAGTTAATTACGACCGTTTTGGTGAGCACCGGGTTAACGGGCTAAAAGCAGTATTTATTCTAGAGATACTATTTTTAATTAATCTCATCTATAGTATCCATACTCCATATTTTTATTATTTCTATATCCCATTAACTGCTTTTGCTGCGGAAGTGGCTGGTAATAGCTTAAAAGATAAATTTACCCTTTATTTTTATACTCTGCTGGGTAGCACTATCAGTGTTTTTCTCTTTGGGATGTTTTCTCCGTACCGGACATTTTTTGTCTTCTTTGTTTTCTTTTATGCAATATTGATTTATCTGGTTGCGATATATAAATTACGAAATATGTTTGTGCCAGCTCCACTTATCCTGAGTCTAGCTTCATATTCATTGAACTATGGCAGTAGTGACAGTAATTTTTATATTGCAATCAATCACGCTATGCAAACACTTTTGGCTACCTCATTAGTAATGAGTGCATTATTATTCTTTCCGCGCCTTTATTATCTATGGATTTGGCGTAATGGATTTTACGATGTATTGACTCGGATCGAAGAACTAACAGGGAAGATAACTAATGGGGTAGAGGTTGAAGTACCGATTATTCCGGGGACAATTGTGATGGATCGGTATTCGCGGATGTTATCAAGAAGGATGAAGGTATTTAGTATCCTGAAAATTACCTTATTAACTCTGGATCTGGTAATGGCAGTATCTTATCTGGTATCATTCCAAAAGCAACTTCGCGCGCCATATATTGCCTTCTTACATCGCTATGTGCTATTACTGAAAGAATCGTGTAAGTTAAAAAAACCATTGATGATCAAGCCAAACGAAGACGTGATTTTTCGTGAGACTCACGAGCTACGCACACTACACGCAATTATACTTAGCTGGAATTATTTATGCTTAAACAAATAA
- a CDS encoding cytochrome c biogenesis protein DipZ: MDFLQIGLAFIEGLALIISPCILPVLPLVLSTSIDGGRRRPFGIILGFILTFALFALGSRQLVVLFNINLDYIKYGSLALLTLLGVLFLSEKLLARFASLTERLANFGMQSSNIKRDGFLSGIMIGALIGLVWTPCAGPIMASALIQIIRAERNLNAIMLIFAFSFGAGLPMFIISLTGRKLIMKLRFISNHSALVHKTLGIMILSSIALISFGVNAADLTSWNNKATAGSDKLQGALATPYPAPEFAASDKWLNTPNNQPLSIKNLKGKVVLVDFWTYSCINCIRTLPYITEWDKKYRKDGLVIVGVHAPEFEFEKNMDNVKQAISRYNIKYPVAMDNNLDTWINYNNQYWPAHYLIDKNGMVVYTHFGEGQYQETENNIRVLLGQKTIGNSTEDSGLNYNISQTPETYLGYARTEAFASPEGIIMDKANNYSLPGFLSVNNWALQGNWTIHKQQIVSGSGKSDLQLNFNARHVYLVLGSASGKPIKVSLKLNGKAVLNTAGKDVKNSSVTINNYRLYDLIDQGKVANSLLEINASESGVEAYAFTFG, encoded by the coding sequence ATGGATTTTTTACAGATTGGATTAGCTTTTATTGAAGGACTGGCATTAATAATTTCCCCGTGCATCTTGCCAGTATTACCACTGGTTTTATCGACATCGATAGATGGTGGCAGACGCCGCCCATTTGGAATCATACTCGGATTCATCCTCACTTTTGCCTTATTCGCCCTTGGTTCACGTCAGTTAGTAGTTTTATTCAATATAAACCTTGATTATATAAAATACGGTTCATTAGCCCTACTTACATTACTTGGAGTGTTATTCCTGTCTGAAAAGCTATTGGCACGCTTTGCTAGCCTCACCGAAAGACTAGCCAATTTTGGCATGCAAAGCTCCAATATAAAACGCGATGGATTTTTAAGTGGCATTATGATTGGTGCACTTATCGGATTAGTCTGGACACCATGTGCAGGTCCGATTATGGCTTCAGCCTTGATACAAATTATCAGAGCCGAGCGGAATCTAAATGCAATAATGCTTATTTTTGCCTTTAGCTTTGGTGCTGGCTTACCAATGTTTATCATCTCACTGACCGGAAGGAAATTAATCATGAAATTACGCTTCATCAGCAACCATTCAGCACTAGTTCATAAAACATTAGGAATCATGATACTATCAAGTATCGCGTTAATCAGCTTTGGCGTAAATGCAGCCGATCTGACTAGCTGGAATAATAAAGCTACAGCTGGCTCAGATAAATTACAAGGAGCATTAGCAACGCCATACCCTGCCCCAGAGTTTGCAGCGTCAGACAAATGGCTAAATACGCCGAATAATCAGCCACTCAGCATCAAAAACCTAAAAGGTAAAGTAGTACTCGTTGATTTTTGGACGTACTCATGCATAAATTGCATTCGTACTCTGCCATACATTACCGAATGGGATAAAAAATACCGTAAAGATGGGCTAGTTATCGTTGGGGTTCATGCACCAGAATTTGAATTTGAAAAAAACATGGATAACGTAAAGCAAGCGATCAGCCGCTATAATATCAAATATCCGGTTGCGATGGATAATAACCTAGATACATGGATTAATTATAATAATCAGTACTGGCCTGCACATTATTTGATAGACAAAAATGGAATGGTGGTATATACGCATTTTGGTGAAGGACAATATCAGGAAACTGAAAATAATATCCGAGTATTACTCGGGCAAAAAACCATCGGGAATAGTACCGAAGATAGCGGGCTAAATTACAATATCAGCCAAACACCAGAAACTTATCTTGGCTATGCTAGAACTGAAGCTTTTGCAAGCCCGGAAGGAATAATCATGGATAAAGCAAATAACTACTCTTTACCCGGGTTTTTATCGGTAAATAACTGGGCGCTTCAGGGTAACTGGACGATTCATAAACAGCAAATTGTCTCGGGTAGTGGTAAGTCTGACTTACAGCTAAACTTCAACGCACGTCATGTATATCTGGTATTAGGTAGTGCTAGCGGGAAGCCAATCAAAGTAAGCCTTAAACTAAACGGGAAAGCTGTTCTGAACACCGCTGGTAAAGACGTAAAAAATAGCAGCGTCACGATTAACAACTATCGCCTATATGATTTGATTGATCAAGGAAAAGTTGCTAATAGCCTACTTGAAATCAATGCTTCAGAATCAGGAGTTGAAGCTTACGCCTTTACTTTTGGCTAA